GCAGCGAACGCGATGTTCGGGGGTTTATGAAAACCGGCCTCGCAGCGGAACATCATCGCGTCGGGCATTTGCTTAATGAATTCTTTAATCTGGCATTAAACCTTGACTGGCAGCGTCAGGCAGTACGCAAAAAGGAAGTGCCGCTTCCTGCGGTTGGCGTAGCTGTAGGGGGGCTCCCTATTATTGAGCGCCTTCGTTTCAAAGAGGTCGATGATGAAGCAGAGCAAACACTTGATCTGAGTCACCATGCTGCCGATCTGGCACAAATCGGTGATGATTTCTGGGATGCGTTTAATGGGTTGGATCGAGAAGCGTTGCTCCGTCAGACATTACAGGTACTCGCGAAGGAGAATAGGCCCGTCAGCCTTGCTGAACTGGCGATATTGCTGCCACCGGTTCACGATCTCGAAACGTTTGCCTTCTGGATTGGCATGGCAAAAGAAGCGGGTATCGACGTGAGAGATGATCAACGTGAATATGTTGAACTTCGTGATGATGAAGATCACCTCTGGCGCTTCGATCTCCCCACCACAGGGCTGGAAAGCAAGGCACTGAAAGATATTGACTGGGAGTGACAAGCATGGCGGGAATTTTTGACCGACTGATTAAGCAGCGTAATGCAGCGGGGTCTGACAGTGATTCAACTCTGCAAAGTGACGATTTAACCGAGCATGATTTGACCGATAATAGAGAAGAAAACATCACTGGCAGCGAAACACGAACCCAGAAAAAAATACGGGAGGCCGCTCAAGAACTGCTTAAATTTGGTCTGTTGGAAGAGGCCAATAAACCCAACCTGTACCGCGCTGTGCTGACCCATCCTGAAGAAGTCACCCGAATTTTGGAACCCCTCGATCTGGACATTGGTATCGATGAGATCCGCGGTGTGCTGTATGTCAAAGTCAGGCTTGATGATGTACAGGAACAGGATGAATGGTCGCACCCACTCGTGCGGCGGCAGCGGCTCAATCTGGAACAATCGTTGTTGGTTGCGATCTTGCGCCAGCATTTTATCGCCTGGGAACAAGAGAGTGGAACCGGCGCTAATCAGGCGCAGATAGCCATAGACGACCTGCTTCCACAATTACAGTTGTACCTTGGCGATCCGGGCAGTGAATCAAAAGAACGAACCCGGTTGATTAATCTGTTGGATCAATTGAAAGGCCATGGGTTAGTGACATCGCCGGATGCCCATGAACGGATCACGATTCGACCCGTCATTGCCCATCTCGCTGATCCGGTAAATCTTCAAGCATTATTGGTTTGGTTGCGGGAGCAGGTCGCCCACCGGATACCCCCGGATGACACATCCAAAAACGATAACAGCGAGGAGGAAGCATGAATCAAGAGATACACCTGATGGGAGATGACTCTTTTATTCTCACCCGTATCGAGCTGTTTAACTGGGGTGGCTTTCAGGGACTGCATCAGGCAACCATCAATCAGGCAGGCACGGCAGTGATTGGCCCGACCGGAAGCGGTAAAACCACGCTGGTAGACGCGCTGATGACACTGCTTTGCGCTAATCCCCGCTACAATCTGGCTTCAACGGACGGGCATGAAAGCGACCGGGATTTGATCTCTTACGTGCGGGGAGTCTCCGGCCCCGGTGACGGGGGAGAGGGACAATCACATATCGCCAGACCGGGAAAAACCGTGACGGGGATTGCTGCAACGCTAGAGCGCAAAGGGCAAACGGTACGTCTGGGAGCGCTGCTGTGGTTTGACACCACCAGTTCCAGCGTGACGGATATGAAAAGGCTTTGGCTATTCAGCGATAACCCAGAACAGACGCTTGAATATTGGCTGAATGTCTATCACGACGGCGGCATGCGATTGCTAAGGAAAATGGAAAAAGAAACGACCGGGATCTGGGCATGGCCGAATAAAAAACAATATCTGGCGCGGCTGAGAGACTATTTCGACGTAGGCGAAAACGCCTTTACTTTGCTAAACCGTGCCGCAGGATTAAAGCAGCTAAACAGTATTGATGAAATTTTCCGCGAGCTGGTGCTTGACGACCACTCTGCTTTTGATCGAGCGGCAGAAGTCGCCAACAGTTTTGATGACCTGACCGAGATACATCAGGAGCTGGAAACCGCTCGCAAGCAACAACGATCCTTACAACCTATCGCCCTTAGCTGGGAAAAGCACCAAGATCAGCAAAGGCAGCTTGCTGACAAACGGGTGTTGGAATCGCTGTTACCTGTCTGGTTTGCGGAGCAGGCAAGCCATCTCTGGCAACAAGAAGTCAGCCGCCTTGAAACCGAACTTGATGAGACTAAAGCCAGCACAGCGCACCTGCGGGCGCAGCTTGAATCGCAGAAAAAGGTCGCTACCGACTGCCTACAGCGTTATCTACAGGTTGGCGGCGCAAGTATTGATGAGCTGAACAACCGTATCGACGACTGGCAAAACACCCTCAACCAGCGAGAAACACTGGCACACCAGTACCAGCAACTGACCCATAATCTCGAACTCCCCTCCGCATTGACTCAATCGCAGCTAGAGGCGAACCAGCATGAAGCCGGAGCCAGACGAGAGCAACTCAGCCATGAGATCAAGCTAAAACAAGATGAGGTGTATCAAAAAGGGGCACTCAAGCACAACGTGGCCGAGCAACTTCGTCAATTAGAGGCGGAAAGCGCCGAGATTGCGCAGCGTCCGGACTCTAACCTCCCAGCTCATTATCAGGCGTTCCGCAGTGAGCTGGCAAAGGCTCTGGATATTGATGAGGCGGAGCTTCCTTTCGTGGCAGAACTGGTTCAGGTTAAGCCGGAAGAAGCTTCATGGCGTGGCGCCATTGAACGCGCTATCGGTAGCCACCGGCTGCGCATCCTTGTCTCACCGGAATCCGCGCCGGCAGCATTAAACTGGGTAAACCAGCGCCATAATCGCCTGCATGTGCGATTAATGGAAGTTAAATTGCCATCCGCTTCCGTCAGTTTTTTTGATGATGGTTTCACCCGCAAACTGCTGTGGAAGGATCATCCCTGGAGGGAAGCAGTAAAAGGGCTACTGGCGGGTATTGATCGCCACTGTGTTGACCGCCCTGAACAGCTACGCGCGATCCCCCATGCCATGACCTCTCAGGGACTCATGTCCGGCAAGCAACGTTTTTACGACAAACAGGATCAGAAACGCCTTGATGAAGACTGGCTGACAGGGTTTGATAACCGGGACCGAATGACCTTTCTGGCGAAAGAAATTGTCAGGCTTCAGGAACAGATGACCGTCGCCACTCAAGAGCTTGAGCCGGTAAAAGGTGAGGTAAACCAGCTTCAGCTCCGGGACGCTTTATTTCAACGAATTCAGCAACTGGACTTTAATAATATTGATGTTCCGGGCGCGATGAAGAAGCTCGCGGAATTAAGGGAACGGCTGGAGAACTTAATCCATCCGGATTCTGATGTCAGCGTCGCCAACATGTTGCTAAACGAGGCGCGACAGATTGAGGAGAGTATTGAAAAGCAGCTTCAGGAGGCCAATAAAGAGCTCGGTGGGCTGGAAAAAAGCCTCGACAGGGCTTTGGGAGCAGAGCGACAGGCTCAACGGGTTGCACAACAGGGTATGACGGACGAAGAGCGGCAACTAAGCGGCTTACATTTCCCTACGGTGGCAATGGAACAACTGTCTGATATTTATGATCTTGAACGCCAGCATGCGGGTAAACTCCAGCGTGAAATCGAAGGGCTGAAAGGAAAACTGCACGACTTGAATCTCGAGTTGACCAGGCGCATGTCCATTGCCAAAAACGCGGATACCGGGGCGCTTGCCGAAGTCGGCACCGATCTGGACGATATCCCGGCTTACTTGCAACGTTTGCAGGAGCTGACCGAAGAAGCCCTGCCTGAAAAACTCCAGCGCTTTCTGGACTACCTGAACCGCTCGTCCGATGATGGCGTCACGCAATTGCTCAGCCATATTGATCAGGCCGTGTTAATGATTGAAGAGCGTCTGAGCGAGCTAAACGCCACGATGTTCAGGGTTGATTTTCAGCCGGATCGCTATCTGCGGCTGGTCACAAAGAAGGTGATCCATGAAAGCCTGCGCACACTTGAAAAAACACGGCGTCAGTTAAATGCCGCACGGCTTATTGATGATAACGGCGAGAGCCATTATAAGGCCTTACAGTCGCTGGTTGCGTTGCTTCGGGATGCCTGCGAAAGGAATCGAACGCTGGGAGCAAAGGCGTTGCTGGACCCGCGTTTTCGTCTGGAGTTCGCTGTGTCGGTGATGGATCGTCATACGGGTAATGTGATTGAGTCCCGCACGGGTTCACAAGGCGGTAGCGGTGGGGAAAAGGAGATTATTGCCTCTTACGTACTGACCGCCTCGCTCAGTTATGCGCTTTGCCCCAAGGGCAGCAGCCATCCGCTTTTTGGCACCATTATTCTTGATGAAGCTTTCTCCCGTAGTTCCCATGCGGTTGCGGGCAGGATCATTGCCGCACTCAAGGAGTTTGGTCTGCACGCGGTATTTATCACCCCTAACAAAGAGATGCGACTGTTGCGCCACCATACTCGCTCGGCTATCGTCGTCCACCGACGCGGCCAGAATTCAAATATGGTCTCCCTGAGTTGGGAAGAGCTTGAAAATCACTACCAACGGCGAGCGCAAGAGCAGCATGAACTCTCCTGACGACATCGCAAAAAAACTTGCCCGCCAATGGGATAGCGCAAAGCGCCGGGCGGAACGCTTACTCCCTCCGGGTAACTGGCCCTTGCGGCTGCCCATTGGTAAACCCACCCCAAGGGAATTTACTGAACATGCCCGGCAAGTTTTGGAACATGTTAAGGCATGGAGGAGTGTGCAGACCGGACGAGTCGAGTGGGAATTAGTGAATTATCGGGCGAGTAGTGAGCCGGTACCCATGCCAGTGTGCTGGGTTTTGGCCGGGCCTTCAGAGTGGATTGATGCTGCCGCAGATCGGGGGGTCAGCCGTGAGTTCAGGTTGCTTGAGGAAATTATCGAACAAGTCGATGCGGTTTTTCATCCACTCTTGATCAAAAGCCGTTCACTCTGGCAACACCGAAATCCTCAAGAGGTTATTACGGCCGCTGGGCTGGCCAACCGTTTAACGCCCGGCTGTGCAAACGGACTGCCATTGAGATTATTGTCCGGGCTGGGAGTGGATACAAAATTTATAGAAAACAATACCTCATTACTGACCCGGCTTTTGGACGAACGTTTTGCGGGCGAAGTCAGTAAACAAGGATTAACCACTTTTCTGGATGCGCTTGATGAAAATAACCATTGGGTACTCGTCATACCGCTGTCACCCGGATTATTGCCCTTCAAAAAAAGTAAGGTCACCACGGTAGAACTGGCTGACGTTAAACTGCCTGCTTCACACTTGCTCGTTGTTGAAAATGAACAATGCCAGCATCAGCTACCGGCTTTACCTGACACCATCGCCATCTTGGGTGCCGGCCTTGATTTGCAATGGTTATCTAACCCTGATCTGGAAGGAAAGTCCGTTGCCTACTGGGGAGACATGGATACTTGGGGGCTTCTGATGCTGGCAAGAGCCAGAAAACATCACCCAACGCTTTCCGCATTGCTGATGCACCGTGAATTATTTGATGAACATGCCAGTGATAAGGCTGTTCCCGAACTGGTAAAAGCGCAGGATACTATTCCAGATGGTTTACTGAACGAAGAAGCCGATTTTTATCATTATTTAGCTGATCGACAGCGTGGGCGCCTTGAACAAGAATTCCTCCCGACAGATGTCGTCACTTCAGTACTCACACGTTGGGGAATGGATTAAGCCTATCTTCTCGTGAATGAATCCTGACTGAAAAATAAGTGGGACCGCGGTCCCACTTATTTTCATTTTGTCCAGTCCTCGATAGTTAAATCAGACACCATTCCAAACGCTGAATCGCTGGTAACAAGAGTTAATCCCCGGCTCAGGGCGTGAGCGGCAATCAACTGATCCATTGTTCCCATTGTTCTGCCCGTTTTTTCCATT
This genomic interval from Xenorhabdus doucetiae contains the following:
- a CDS encoding DUF4194 domain-containing protein, giving the protein MAGIFDRLIKQRNAAGSDSDSTLQSDDLTEHDLTDNREENITGSETRTQKKIREAAQELLKFGLLEEANKPNLYRAVLTHPEEVTRILEPLDLDIGIDEIRGVLYVKVRLDDVQEQDEWSHPLVRRQRLNLEQSLLVAILRQHFIAWEQESGTGANQAQIAIDDLLPQLQLYLGDPGSESKERTRLINLLDQLKGHGLVTSPDAHERITIRPVIAHLADPVNLQALLVWLREQVAHRIPPDDTSKNDNSEEEA
- a CDS encoding Wadjet anti-phage system protein JetD domain-containing protein codes for the protein MNSPDDIAKKLARQWDSAKRRAERLLPPGNWPLRLPIGKPTPREFTEHARQVLEHVKAWRSVQTGRVEWELVNYRASSEPVPMPVCWVLAGPSEWIDAAADRGVSREFRLLEEIIEQVDAVFHPLLIKSRSLWQHRNPQEVITAAGLANRLTPGCANGLPLRLLSGLGVDTKFIENNTSLLTRLLDERFAGEVSKQGLTTFLDALDENNHWVLVIPLSPGLLPFKKSKVTTVELADVKLPASHLLVVENEQCQHQLPALPDTIAILGAGLDLQWLSNPDLEGKSVAYWGDMDTWGLLMLARARKHHPTLSALLMHRELFDEHASDKAVPELVKAQDTIPDGLLNEEADFYHYLADRQRGRLEQEFLPTDVVTSVLTRWGMD
- a CDS encoding SbcC/MukB-like Walker B domain-containing protein: MTVATQELEPVKGEVNQLQLRDALFQRIQQLDFNNIDVPGAMKKLAELRERLENLIHPDSDVSVANMLLNEARQIEESIEKQLQEANKELGGLEKSLDRALGAERQAQRVAQQGMTDEERQLSGLHFPTVAMEQLSDIYDLERQHAGKLQREIEGLKGKLHDLNLELTRRMSIAKNADTGALAEVGTDLDDIPAYLQRLQELTEEALPEKLQRFLDYLNRSSDDGVTQLLSHIDQAVLMIEERLSELNATMFRVDFQPDRYLRLVTKKVIHESLRTLEKTRRQLNAARLIDDNGESHYKALQSLVALLRDACERNRTLGAKALLDPRFRLEFAVSVMDRHTGNVIESRTGSQGGSGGEKEIIASYVLTASLSYALCPKGSSHPLFGTIILDEAFSRSSHAVAGRIIAALKEFGLHAVFITPNKEMRLLRHHTRSAIVVHRRGQNSNMVSLSWEELENHYQRRAQEQHELS